The genomic stretch CAGGGAATATCACAGCACAGTGGTATGATGTTATCAGAAGGCTAAATGTGGAGCAAAATGGCAGTTAGTGGAGTTGTTCCCAAATGGCAGGCCTTAAGGTCATCGTGGGAGATTTATCTGTGCAAGCAAAATGAGAAGTTGCTCTTATAAATGTATATAAGTTAGCCAAGTTCCATCCCACAAGTTGATGGAATTGGCTATCTGACTTTGTATTCAGAAAAATAGTAGAGACTTGAGGCCAAGTTTAAGTGGttgctgtctgctgtctgccTGTTCATAAATGGCAGTATGATCAACTAATTGTGTTTACCAATCATTTTGGGATGCAAGTAATTTAAACAAGTTGCGCATAGGTCATGGACaacatatgaaaataaaacatttgtgtgAAATGAAGTGTAAATTTAATGGGCCCAACACATTGTCCTTGTAAATGTACAAATCGCTACCTTGTTGCTTAACCAACCTATTGTTTACTACCGTTGTTACCAACTGTTCACGTGCAAGGTTTTGAAAGGAAATTGCATACCAACATGTTGAAGGCAAGACCATTTATGACAATCTTGTGAAATTGAAAAACAACAGTAACAGCTGTTTTTAGAAGTTTCAAAAGTTGAAAATGCATCAACATCCTACATTGTTTGCCCACATACTAGTGGACTAGTTTAGgttttcatacttttattttagtAACGGCGGTGTGGTTTAATGGTTCTGAATGACACTAGCAAATTGTGTTGAATTGATGTTTTCATTATATTACTGGCGTTTcacagaccctcttatccagagtgacttcaattgatttttttactttaagaGTATCCATTTTATGCAGCTGAATATAttctgaagcaatgcaggtcAAGGATACAATGGCATCGGTTAACTTATGTTTTATAGGAAattttaacagaaaatataaaatgacacTCATTTGTAATCTTTAGAGCAAGATAAGTATGTCAATTCTGTGTTTGTAATGAGGGTATGCAAGAGGGGCACAGAGTCCACCAGACCTCACTTGGCCTTCTGCATGTTTGGTCGATCAGGTCCAGAAAGTAGCCTATGTTCTCCTATGGGATATTTCTTTAGTAAAATTAAAATCCTTAGGAGTGCAATTCACAGGTGATGGTCTTGATATGGAATGAACCATAATCATCCTGTATCAAATTTATTAATGGGAATATACTAAATAATACTTTGTAATGATTCATACTTGCGtactgccaaaaaaacaaactctTGAATTTGCTTATTTTCTCCACAGCCATGTTCTTCCATGGAGCCCATCAGCAAAAGACTGAAGATTATTGAGGTATTTTTAATATCTTCCTTTGAaagtaatatttcattttgaatgctGTCTTTTTATGTGTGCATAATTTAGAATTGGAATTATCTATTGAATCCATTTTGTATCATTTCTacaattggaatattttgtTTAAACAGGAGGCTGCATCAACATCTATTCAAGCGGCAGACAGCACAGCCATTAATGGTAGCATTACACCTACAGATAAAAGGTAAGCTTCACAAATATTACGTCAGTTATGCTCCCAATTGTTCCATCACCTTGAGATGTGTAACTTTCTTTTCATAATTGTAGTGGTAGTtaacatttgacatttgaataGCCTACTGTTTCAAGTTAATGGTAATGACTTTTTGGCAAGTTGtctttacattaaaaaatgataatTGCCGTcatggagaaaaatataattatttgccCCCCAATCACAGGATCGGGTTCCTTGGATTAGGACATATGGGAAGTGGAATAGTTTCTAACCTGTTAAAAATGGGCCATGTTGTCACCGTGTGGAATCGCACGGCAGAAAAGGTAGGACTAGAAACTCCTTGGTACAAATTAGTCAGCACTACATTTTAAGTGTGTGTTGTAGCATGGCATATAGACCTTGGAAGTGAAATGTGCTAAATAGTTTTAGGAAGCCCTCTGTTATATACCCAACAAGCTAAAGCCTCATAATTGAACGCTGGAGCTTCACTGTTAAGAATTTTGCATTCATGCAGTTATGCAACTTGATTGAGTTAATTTGAAAAGTAGTTTGTCACTTTGTGTGCTCTTCTTTGATCTAATTGCAGTGCGACTTGTTCATCCAAGAGGGAGCCACATTAGGGCGTACACCAGCAGAAGTCGTGTCCATGTGTGATATAACCTTTTCCTGCGTGTCAGACCCAAAAGCTGCTAAAGATGTAAGTAAGTTTGGCTTGTTGCTGAATGCCTGTTCCAATCAACTTTGCTGCTTCACAAATGGCTGTggaataatatacatttttattgtaagTGGTTTCATGTAAAATGAAGAGGGGGAAAATGCCTCCACGCTATTTAGTGCCCTGCACGTATTAACGTCAGTGTAAATCTGTTCCTCGATCTACAGCTAGTTCAAGGCCCCAGCGGAGTGCTTCAGGGAATCCGACTAGGGAAATGCTATGTGGAAATGTCCACGGTTGACCCGGAAACAATCGCTGAACTGTCGCAGGTAAGCATCACTGCTGGCACCGTCTTTGCGTGGCCTTCATGCCTAAGCCATCTTTACAACAAAGACGCTTCCATTGGTGGATTGTTTAACTTCTGTGACATCATAATCCATTTGATGTTCCATTTGTGCTCACCACACCTGGCTTTACAAATGCAGGTCAACCATTTATCTCACTTAATTCCCAAAGGTCACAAAAGAAAGCATTTTAACACCGGTGTATCCCAACTTCATCCAAGttacttttcaaaatgtgcaggAGATAATATACTTTTAAACTCTTATTAATTTGTCAAAAAGCCCCATGGCTTACAAAGTAAAGGGAAAGTCATCAGAGGGCAGCCTGATTTCATGGCAAAAGGTTTTGGCCTAAGCATTCATATTtgatgggtgaatgagatggGGAGCGTTCCCTTGATAGTACCATGGCTCATGGGTAAATGGTGTTCCTGCCACGCTTGGATACCATTTTGCTTCATGTCACAAATTGGAATGAATTTCTGCCTGCTGCTGAATTAATTTCCTGGCGTGAAGGTTTGGTAAATTGGTGTGCGATTTTCATGTTCTCCTCAGGGCATCACATCTCGAGGGGGTCGGTTCCTGGAGGCCCCATTGTCAGGCAGCCAGCAGCTGTCTAATGATGGGATGTTGGTTATTTTAGCTGCTGGTGATAGAACTGTATATGAAGACTGCAGCAGCTGTTTCCAAGCTATTGGAAAAACATCTTTCTTCTTGGGTATTTATATTTAAGCAACTCTTTTCAGCAGCTTCATGAATTTATTAACCAAACTTGCATAAtaaatgtgtgcatttcagtgtacagtcccctccaaaagtattgtaaAGTGAtttcccagatgtgtcctgttaaatTGAGTCTTAAGTTTTGCCTGTAAAGACtgtaaagaaagaaaccgctggcatactgagcaacagacatcgaataGGTCgaccaaagaaaacaacagcagaagctgtgaagaaaaatatCAGTGGCATCACAAACCATCTCCACAGTGCAGGGGTTATCCATAAgttgcaaaccactcatcagtagtaagaattggaaggcaagattacaatttacaaaagtacagagatgagccacaaaatttatggacagatgagaccaagattaacctctaccaaagtgatggccAAGAAGAAGGggtctgctcatgatccaaaagatatgagctcatctgtgaagcacggtggaggaagtgtcatggcttggacttgcatggctgcttctggagtgggctcactaatctttttttgatgatgtaactcatgatggtagcagcaggatgaatttagatgtctacaaaaacattgtgtGCCAACCTAAGGGGGAAGCGTTGAAACttattgggaggaacttcatcatgcaaggcaatgacccaaagcacactgCCAACATAACAAAGGACTTCAATAGAGAGAAAAAGTGGACGTTTTCGGCTGGCCAAGTtgatcaccagaccttaacctaattgagcatgcatttcacctcctgaagaggagattgaagggaaacaaTCAAAACAagcaacaactgaaagaggctgcagtaaaatccTGGAAAAgcttcacaaaagaagaatgcaacagtttggtcatgtcagtgggttgcaggcttgatgcagttattgcaagcaagggatatgctaccaactATTAAGTGTAATTTACTTCAATACACTCTGttgcaatacttttgctcacttaAAAATGGGtcgtctgataccaaaggtactATGTTCTacgtagtttaacacatctaggtgtaagtACCGGGAAAGAAAAACTTGTTAATCTCTTTATCTCAaccacaaatgtattcagtgtattgcaaaaacaaaggaattggcctagctgttccaatacttttggaagggACTGCAGCTCAGGCGTTGCAATCAGTTGTACTTTGAATGGTATTTGATTGTTTGTGGTAAATATACGTAAATGTTGActtgtctctccttcccccttttTTATATAGGTGAAGCGGGGAATGCTGCAAAAATGATGCTAATCCTTAGTATGGTACAAGGCAGCTTTATGGCAACAATTGCAGAGGGTTTAACATTGGCTCAGGTCACTGGTCAGTCGCAGCAAACATTCCTGGACATTCTCTGTCAGGGACAAATGGCAAGCACCTTCCTGGACCAGAAATGCCAAAGTATGTTTAAAGATGATCCAATCACATTAAGTGtcattttctctgttttaagAGCTTGTAAACAAACATATTATTTACTTTTTCCCAGTCTTTCCATCTTACTCACTGCCTGTAACTTTTCTGTTCAGATATCTTGCAGGGCAACTTCAGACCTGACTACTATTTGAAGCACATTCAGAAAGATCTTCGGTTGGCAATTTCAGTGGGTGATTCGGTCAATCACCCAACTCCAATGGCTGCAGCAGCAAATGAGGTAAATTCTGATCATTTCTCACATATGCATTATATAATCATAAATCTGAATCAAATGTTTGCCACTCAATTTGTAAGGATCCCTCTTGTAGTTATCATTTTGAAGCACTGTCATTATCCATATTGTCTTATCGCTCATTATTACTGTAAGGTAGGATTACATCACATAACCAATGGAGATGATACAAACCCAGAGAAAGTTATATAAACCCATAGAAAATGGTTCCCTGTAcctgatgaaaacatgaagtgCATTGTGCTTATTACctgctttttttccttcttttttttttttacacctttttCGCAATAGGTGAGGTTAGAAATCAAGTTACTAAAAATTTTTACTTGTTTAACTCAATTTATTGGTTACACAAATGCACTGATCACCATGGCATTAATCAGTTTTCATTGTTCAGAAATACCCCACATGCACTAAACTAGTCGTCAGTCAGATCTTAATACCCACCAAGTTGTCTATTGTAAAAACGGTAAAATTATCTGCAAGAATATGACCAAGCAAGCACTATTGGTTCAATGGTCTGTGATATGGAATTATTAAATGAAGGCAATCTCCTGACTCTAAGCTATCCTACTTTTTTCACTTACAAAGCTGAAAAATATGTGAAGTGTCCAATAATTGATTTGGATGAGTTATTGAACTGCTTTAtctaaatgtcacattttgGAATTTTCAAGCCTGTGGCAGATTGCTTATTGTGATCCTGGTGGAGGGGACTTTGTATCAGGCTCCATTTATAGTTCTATGTTCTGCCACAAGGTGGCGACCAAGCTCAGTCTCGGTTTGACCAACAATACAACTGACGCAAGTTAGCCAGTTACCATTTTAATACTATAATCCATATAATGGATACGTGTTTAGAATTTGTAAATTGGTTCTTGGTTAACGGTGTTTAACATGCGACTGGTCTTTTAACATTACCCTCCGCTCCTTGCACATCAGTCTGGGAATGTTCTGTATTGCTCATATCTGGAAAATTGCCTAATGCGTTGCATGGCCATATCCAGAGGGACTTGCATTGTACATTACCCTCGCATTACATTGTACTTTCATTGtaagtcgttctggataagaccaCCTGCTAAATGAGTAACTTAAGCTCTGAAGTAAACTACTGGACTAGGTAGGCAGATGACACATTCCTTTTTTTGGCAATTGGATTGTTGCTCCCAAGCTGCAAGATGACAGGTTCTGTGATCCCGTACGTGGCATTTGTCAACAGCAAATGCCTCAGTTTCAATTTGAGCTAAGTAGCCGACTTCAAGTGGGATCCATTAAAAGCTTTGCTTAACTGTGTTCATACTGCCAACATCAGGCATCAAGTAGGCTAATTGTCCCCCACCAAAAGAAGTCAGAGGTGGCGACAGTGCTTGAGGGACAACATGTTTACTATTTGGTTGTTTTCATAACAATAATGTGTTTAGTCTGAGTTGCTGATTCTTTGCCTGTCTGATGAAAAGCTTGCGTTTTCACTTTCTTCCCCACAGGTCTATAAGAGGGCAAAAGCCCTGGACCAGTCTGACAACGACATGTCGGCAGTGTACAGAGCTTATATTCACTGAATCTTACAATGGGTTTCAGACTTTCCTCCATATATGTATACACTTcaatataatttttatatttacttttttatgaaTCTGCTCAGATTCTGCCTATTTGGCAGCAGTGATATTTCTTCCCATATGCGATGGGAACTGTTTGTAAGCCTAAGTATTGCACTGACTTTGTACTAGAGTAATTGCTTATTCAGCTCCTCAGTGTTTATAATAGGGTGAAATGCAGTATCTCTTGTATTAAATGTATACCTTTTATTCATTGCACTCATTTTTAAAGGGGATTAAGGTTGACTTGTCATTCATGGCCACTCATGAGTTCTATTATTTAAATTTGCTATCTGTACTCTCCTATCTTCGTCCAGGGTGATGTAAATTAGAAAATTGTTTATATTGAGAGCTGGCTCAAGAGGCATCAAGAAAATACCATTTCAATGCCTTAATATTGTAACCCACAtgagatgtatttatttaattttctgagGCTTAATTCTCCAATACAGAAAACAGGGGAAATTACATTCCCATATCTTGCAATTGTAGCATATCCAATGccttaaaatataatacatttatagtTAACTGTTAAGGAAACTTACATGGGGTAGTTGATGTTCAAAATATGTGCAAAGTATTATAGTATCTTTGTACTATCAATTATTAGAATTTAAACCTATGAACTcttattttataatttcattATGGACTGTATATCATTGAATGAATTGCAATGAATAGTTTCCTGTGTAAATGTTGCCAAATCCTTACCCACCCCATCTCTAATGATGTGCTGCTAGTTCAGCTGCATTTGACATTTTGTGCTTTAACACTTGTGCTGTTATTCACAGCACATGAAATGGAACAGTGTACATGTATTTTATCCAGAACTCACCAATGCCATTCCacctttgaaataaaaaaacctgtATGTTTGGGAGTTGTGTACACCCATAAAAATATACGTAATGCAAAGTATACTCTagaaattgagcatgcatttttaaaggaTATTAATTTTGGTTATTAATGGTATAATGGGTGGCATTGGATTgaatttggaaaatattttatcatatttaataaagtaaaacaataaTACTTAGGAAACATTGTGGGCTTTACTTTCTGTAAGTGTCTTGTTATTTTATAGGTAAATTTTCACCTctataaaatatgtataatgttAATGCATTGttagaaatatttgttttaactGACTATCATTTTAGTCAGCCTAGTTTTATGTATTCCAATAAACCTTTCCCTTGTACATTTTCAAGGATATGCATTTGTCAAAATAATTCTAAACTGCATAAGCTTGTTTCAGTTAAGTGATATGGCTACTCTGTAATTCTGAAATATACAATCTGTTGTGTGTATGACTAGTGTTATTCTGTgttccattttccttattttgtcAACATGCTGAATAAAAGAACAGGTTTATGTACACCGTGCAGTTTAGAGACTTGTTTTGGGCTGTGAAGTGAAAGAATTGGGAGTTTTCTGAGGTTACCttattcatgttttatatttgtgttgCATAACCAGTCCTTGCACCTACATGTATTTACATGACCAGGGGTTATCTTGTGTTTAAAAGCATTTGTACCAACTGAATTACCATGCTATTAAGTGActgccatttaaaaatgattttaaaaaataatctacACATGGGAATTTCCACAATAATGGGTAAATAACGCAAATGTACTTGCATTACAAATAAGCCCCAAATATTATTGTAATGGAATTGAAtcctcaaaataataaaaattgctCATCAAATGCCATGCACTGTGATGCACCCGCCCAAACAAGACCCGAAAATAAGGTacgcttatatttttattaaaacatgTTAAAACCCAGCCTTTGTTCACATCCTGTAACTATTTGCGAATCAtgcattcaaacattttaatggAGCAATAAGGTCATCAAAGCTAGCCTAATAACCTTCTAGTGATTTCAAAGGCATTTCGATACCGACAAGGCAATGGGGAGTCAAAATACCTGGAGCTGAGGACGGAAAAGCTACGGGAGTTGAAAATGCGTCTTGTGATCACTGACAACGATACAGCCTATCGGTGAGCGGAAGTTGTAACTGGGTCCACCCAAAGAAGGCGGggcatatatatgtagctaacacGATTGTTACTAACAGTAGGCAATACAGCTGTGTGAAGACATATATGGTAATTCGCAGAATCATATCCGTATACCTTGTTAGCgttttagctagctagatataAACGTTATATGACTATCTTATGATGTCGGCGGCGAGTCAAGCAGAAAGAGCCGTCTTGGTAAGTGAAAGTGACGTGTAACAGCGTTTGCAAGCTAACGACGATGTCCACATACCTCGTCAGTGCTGTTGACAAGCAGGCTAACAGTCATTACGTTTACGAAATGTGTCAACTAACACTGATTTGCAGATTTGGAGTGCACCCTGGTCTGCGTGCCTCTGCATAATTTATATATGCGGTCAAGAGAAGAGATATTGAGGCTGCTTGAATGAAGATGTCTGTTTGGTTTGTTATAGCTCGGCGACTCGCTGAAAGTAGGAATTAATATCCTGAACGTTAATCATTTGTTTAACCTAAGATATAGCTACTGTAGAGTGCCATGCCCTAA from Conger conger chromosome 2, fConCon1.1, whole genome shotgun sequence encodes the following:
- the LOC133122834 gene encoding cytokine-like nuclear factor N-PAC isoform X3, whose product is MANLHLRIGDLVWGKLGRYPPWPGKVVSPPKDLKKPTGKKCFFVKFFGTEDHAWIKVEQLKPYHPHKEEMIKINKGKRFQQAVDAVEEFLKKGKGKEQASHNASSEDKSKSILAGGKKRKSPTTVKALLEEDKKDLASHKQTFFEKNKPCSSMEPISKRLKIIEEAASTSIQAADSTAINGSITPTDKRIGFLGLGHMGSGIVSNLLKMGHVVTVWNRTAEKCDLFIQEGATLGRTPAEVVSMCDITFSCVSDPKAAKDLVQGPSGVLQGIRLGKCYVEMSTVDPETIAELSQGITSRGGRFLEAPLSGSQQLSNDGMLVILAAGDRTVYEDCSSCFQAIGKTSFFLGEAGNAAKMMLILSMVQGSFMATIAEGLTLAQVTGQSQQTFLDILCQGQMASTFLDQKCQNILQGNFRPDYYLKHIQKDLRLAISVGDSVNHPTPMAAAANEVYKRAKALDQSDNDMSAVYRAYIH
- the LOC133122834 gene encoding cytokine-like nuclear factor N-PAC isoform X2 codes for the protein MLNMCNHTIRGKLGRYPPWPGKVVSPPKDLKKPTGKKCFFVKFFGTEDHAWIKVEQLKPYHPHKEEMIKINKGKRFQQAVDAVEEFLKKGKGKEQASHNASSEDKSKSILAGGKKRKSPTTVKALLEEDKKDLASHKQTFFEKNKKVKDGPYFHHFLLSQTEKPCSSMEPISKRLKIIEEAASTSIQAADSTAINGSITPTDKRIGFLGLGHMGSGIVSNLLKMGHVVTVWNRTAEKCDLFIQEGATLGRTPAEVVSMCDITFSCVSDPKAAKDLVQGPSGVLQGIRLGKCYVEMSTVDPETIAELSQGITSRGGRFLEAPLSGSQQLSNDGMLVILAAGDRTVYEDCSSCFQAIGKTSFFLGEAGNAAKMMLILSMVQGSFMATIAEGLTLAQVTGQSQQTFLDILCQGQMASTFLDQKCQNILQGNFRPDYYLKHIQKDLRLAISVGDSVNHPTPMAAAANEVYKRAKALDQSDNDMSAVYRAYIH
- the LOC133122834 gene encoding cytokine-like nuclear factor N-PAC isoform X1, encoding MANLHLRIGDLVWGKLGRYPPWPGKVVSPPKDLKKPTGKKCFFVKFFGTEDHAWIKVEQLKPYHPHKEEMIKINKGKRFQQAVDAVEEFLKKGKGKEQASHNASSEDKSKSILAGGKKRKSPTTVKALLEEDKKDLASHKQTFFEKNKKVKDGPYFHHFLLSQTEKPCSSMEPISKRLKIIEEAASTSIQAADSTAINGSITPTDKRIGFLGLGHMGSGIVSNLLKMGHVVTVWNRTAEKCDLFIQEGATLGRTPAEVVSMCDITFSCVSDPKAAKDLVQGPSGVLQGIRLGKCYVEMSTVDPETIAELSQGITSRGGRFLEAPLSGSQQLSNDGMLVILAAGDRTVYEDCSSCFQAIGKTSFFLGEAGNAAKMMLILSMVQGSFMATIAEGLTLAQVTGQSQQTFLDILCQGQMASTFLDQKCQNILQGNFRPDYYLKHIQKDLRLAISVGDSVNHPTPMAAAANEVYKRAKALDQSDNDMSAVYRAYIH